TTACCGAAGCCGGCCTTGGTCTTACCATTCCTTCCTACCGAAACGATGTGGAAAGGGAAGTGGATGTCATTGAGGAAATTCTAAGGGTGTATGGCTACAATAACATCGATTTCAAGGAAAAAATAAATGCTTCCGTTGCCAAAACCCCTAAGGTAGAAAACCATAAATTACAGAACATTGTAGGCAATTTTCTGGCTTCGAATGGTTTTTATGAAATAATGACCAATAGTTTGGTCCCCCCGGAAAGCAGTTTTGAAAATACGGGGGTTCCAGTAGAAATCGTAAACCCGCTGAGTGCCGATTTAGCGTCATTACGAACTTCCATGTTGCGCAGTGGCCTACAAAGTTTGGTCTACAACCAAAATCGGAAATCCTCCAATTTAAGGTTTTTTGAATTTGGAAAGGTATACCACAAACGGGATGGCGGTTTTCAGGAAAAGACCCGTTTAGCCCTTTATACCATGGGAAACACCAATGAGGACCATTGGAACGTTTCGGAAAAAGCCTCGGATTTCTTCTATTTAAAAGGTATCGTCCATACCGTTTTGGTAAGACTGGGATTGGAAGGGACTCAGGAAAAACCGAGCAGCAATACCATTTTCTCAGAAGGGATTTCTTTGAAAAAGGATAAAAAACAATTGTTGGAATTGGGGTTGATAAAACAGTCAATTACCAATGCACAAGGCCTAAAAGGAAGTGTCTTTTTTGTGGACATGGACTGGGATACCCTACTTGGGTTTGCCACCAAAGTGGAAGTGTCCTATCAGGAAATCCCAAAATATCCGGCAGTGAAGCGGGATTTTGCCTTGTTACTCGATGAAAAGGTCCGTTTTAACGAAATTTACGAATTGGCCTATCAAACGGAACGCAATCTTCTTAAGGAGGTATCCTTATTTGATGTGTATAAAGGAAAAAGTCTTCCCGAAGGCAAGAAGTCCTATGCCGTAAGTTTTACACTTCAGGATAGTTCCAAAACATTGACCGATAAGCAAATTGATAAAATCATGTCCAAATTGGAACATAGTTACGTACAAAAACTAGGGGCCAGTTTAAGGTAAGGAAAAACTACAGACCTGTAGGTAATATAACACTATCTATTTGATGGACAACCCCGTTGCTATGGTCCCCATCGGCATTGGTAATCCTGGCCTGATTTCCCAAGCCATCCGTTAAGACGATATCCGTACCGTTCATGGTTGCGATGATCTTATTTCCTTGAACCGTGGTGAAGGAGGCACTTCCCTCCCCCCTGCACATGGCCCTTAGGATTTTTGAGGCGGTTAAATTTCCTGCAACCATATGATAGGTCAATAAGGCTTTTAGTTTTTTCCTGTTTTCTTCCTTGAATAGATCCGCCAACTCCTCCTGGGTAAATTTGGAAAAAGCATTATCGGTTGGAGCAAAAACCGTAAAAGGTCCGCTCATATCCAAAACCTCTTCCATATCAACAGCCTTCACCACGGCGAAAAGCAAATTGTGCGAATCCGAATTCAACGAAGTTTGAATACTGGTTTTACCCGCATCCAGATATACGGCGGAAGGCAGGCTGGAAAGGGATTGCGCTTGGGAGGACAAGGAATGACAGCACAGGCAACACAGCAGGTAACATAGGATTTGGGGAACTTTCATAGTATGGAGGCTTAGCGTCTCGTTAATTCAAAAAATATAGTCTTTTCAGCCCCTCATCGACGAAACGCTCAAAAACATCGTTAAGATAGCATTTTACGGAAAACATTCCATAAACATAGCTGGCCACCAATAGAAATTAACTAAATATTAACATAAAGTCAGGTGACATCCAATGTTAAAAAAAAGGTTTTGATTAATTTTGAGGTAATTGCTACAAAAGAAGAAGAAAATGCTATTCCACAAAACCAACATTGAGGAAAAACTTTCCATTCTCAAAGAGAAAACGATTTCGGAAAAAGAAATCCTTAACCACGTGTATGAAATTCTAAAAAAGGAGTCCGAAAAGGAGGAACACATCACAAAACGATTGAAGGATTCCAAAAACTCCGCTACGAATACGTTCATTTTTGATGAACTGGAGTCCCATAGGATTTTCCACATCAGTCAGATACAAAAGATTTGTATCGACTATCGGTTACGATTTTTGGACAGTAGGTATTTTAAGGGTAAAATTCCACAGGAAGCGATTTCCGAGGTCAAACGTTTGGAAAAAATACACCGCACGGAAATCAAGGGTTTCAAGATTATGGCTCCCTCCAAACTGTTTAAATTGGAGGATAAGGACGATCCCCTCTTGTTTGCCCCCATTGGTAATGAATACTATTACCTGATCCATAAATGGGGCAATGATCTACATCCGCTGCGCAAGTTATTGGTTTGGCCCTTTAAGAGCATTGTGAATTTGGCATTGACCACTTTGGTCATAAGCTACTTTGCAACACTTTTGGTCCCCAACGGGCTTTTTAGCAAGAGCAATACTTCTGCCGAGTTTTGGATGATTTTCTTTTTCATGTTCAAATCCATTGGTGCCGTGGTCATCTTTTATGGATTTGCCCTGGGGAAAAATTTCAATCCGGCAATTTGGAACAGTAAGTACTTTAATGCCTAACAACCTCCGGCTCCAACATTAAGCGGGCACGGCATACATTTTCTCGCGTTGCGCCTTGATGGACTTGTCCGTCATGTAATCATCAAAGCTTAGGTGGCGGTCAATGGTGCCTTTTGGGGGCAGTTCAATGATCCTATTGGCAACGGTATGCACAAATTCGTGGTCGTGGGTGGTCAACAGTACGGTCCCTTTAAAATTCTTAAGGGAATTGTTAAAGGCCGTAATGCTTTCCAAATCCAAGTGGTTGGTAGGTTCATCCAACAACAGTACATTGGCACGCAATAGCATCATACGGCTCAACATACAACGTACTTTTTCGCCTCCGGACAATACCGTGGATTTCTTTAAGGCCTCTTCCCCACTAAAAAGCATCTTGCCCAAAAACCCTCGGACGTAAACCTCTTCACGTTCCTCTTCCGTTTTGGTCCATTGGCGTAACCAATCCACCAAATTAATATCCTGGGTAAAGTAATTGTCGTTATTGGCGGGCAGGTAGGACTGTGTTGTGGTAATGCCCCACTGGTATTTTCCAGAATTTGCTTTTTGGTTCCCCGTAATAATTTCATAAAAGGCAGTGGTTGCCCTGGAGTCTTTTGAGATAATGGCCACCTTGTCACCCTTGGCCAGATTGATGTCCACCTGATCAAAAAGAAGATCACCATCCTCCGAAACGGCCCTTAAACCTTCAACATTAAGGATTTGGTCACCGGCTTCACGCTCCCTTTCAAAAATTAGGGCAGGGTATCTTCTACTGGAAGGCTTAATATCCTCCACCTTGAGTTTTTCGAGCATCTTCTTTCGGGAAGTTGCCTGTTTGCTTTTCGCTACGTTGGCACTGAACCGCTGGATAAATTCCTGGAGTTCCTTGGCCTTCTCTTCGGCCTTTTTGTTCTGTTGGGCACGTTGCCTGGCCGCCAACTGACTGCTTTCGTACCAGAAAGTGTAGTTCCCACTGAACAGATTGATCTTGCCAAAATCAATGTCCGCAATATGTGTGCAAACCGCATCCAAAAAATGCCTGTCATGGGACACTACAATCACCGTATTGTCATAATTGGCCAGGAAATTTTCCAGCCAACTGATGGTTTCATAATCCAAATCGTTGGTTGGCTCATCCATGATCAACACATCAGGATTACCAAACAAGGCCTGCGCCAACAATACGCGCACTTTCAGTTTCGAGTCCAGATCGGACATCATGGTGTAGTGCAGATCCTCCTTAATCCCCAGATTGGATAGCAGGGCGGCAGCGGCACTTTCGGCATTCCACCCGTCCATTTCCTCAAACTGGACCTGTAGCTCCCCTATCTTATTGGCATTTTCATCGGTATAATCCGCATAAAGGGCATCAATCTGTTTTTTTATTTCAAACAATGGTTTGTTTCCCATTACTACCGATTCCAATATGGGGAACCCATCATAGGCATTGTGATTTTGTTCCAAAACGGACATGCGCTTTCCCGATTCCAAATGAACGTGTCCCGAGGTCGCATCCATCTTTCCCGAAATAATCTTCAAAAAAGTGGATTTCCCCGCTCCATTTGCCCCAATGATACCATAGCAATTGCCCTGGGTAAAGGAGACGTTCACCTCATCAAAAAGGACCCTCTTGCCAAATTGTACGGATAAGTTTGATACTGAAAGCATAACCTACTTTTAAATTTTGTGCAAAAGTAGCTAAAATTGAGACCTTGACATAACCAAAGGAAAATGTATTTTCACCCTTTGAAACGGCAGTTTAACAACATTTAACTGCTCATTAACAGCCCTCTTTTTTCCCTATGGTTAAGTTTGTCTTTACCAAAAAGGTATATGAAGCGACTTTTACTTATTCTTACCCTTATTGTCCAGTTTTCATGTTCGGAGAATACTACTTCCTCCGACAGGGTCTTTTTTGCGGGGGAAATAGTGAATCCTACCAGTGATTATGTGGTGCTCTACAAGAACGAAACCGTTGTAGATTCGGCAAAATTGGATGACAACAATAGATTTTCCTTCACCCTTAGTACCATTGATGAAGGGCTGCACCATTTTGACCATGCCCCACAATATCAATATGTATTTCTTGAAAAAGGGGATAGCCTTTTAATACGGTTGAATGCCTCTCCTGCTTATTTTGATGAATCCCTGGTCTTCTCCGGGGACAATGAGGAAGTAAATAATTTTATGATCGAAATGTTCCTTACCTACGAAGACGAGGAGCACCTGGTCTATTCTTTCTTTCCACTTCCCCCGGAAAAATTCAGCCAAAAAATAGATTCCCTTAGGAATCAAAAACTGGAGGAACTGGAGTTGTTGCTGAACAATGAGGAAATCTCCGGTAATGCTTATGCCATAGCAAAGGCCTCCGTAGATTACAATAGTTATATCTATAAGGAAAAGTACCCTTTTTATCACAAAAAGAAAACGGGTGAAGATACCATCCATGAATTGGATAGTAACTTTTATGACTATCGTTCCTCCCTAAATCTAAATGATAAGGATTTAAGCTACTTTAGACCCTATTACGATTTCGTGAAGCACCATTTTGGCAATCTTTCCTATATGGCATGTTCCCAAGATTGTGGAATGGAAGATTTTACCTCGGCAAAAAGTCAGCTCCACCTCAATAAGCACAAGATGGGCATGATAGATAGTTTGGTGAAGGAGGAAAATTTACGGGACAATCTTTTGCGTAATGTAGCCATGGACTACCTTCTTAAGGTACATATGGCCAACGACGAATGTGACAAATTCATCCAAGACTTTGAACGCTTATCCAGTAACACGGCCCATATTCAGGAAATAAAACATTTGTACAAAGGCATACAAGGATTGCAACCCAATAGTGAACTACCGCATTTGACCTTAGAGGATACCGAGGGCAACGTTACCACCCTAAAGGAAATATCAAAGCATCACAAGCATACGGTCTTCTATTTTTGGACGGCCGATCAAAAAAGGCATTTCAGAAATGTCATCAAACATGTGGCCAAACTCAAGAAACTATATCCAAAGCACAAGTTTGTGGGAATCAATCTACGGACGGGAAAAGCCAATTGGCTCGCCACTCTCGAGGATGGTAATTTTGATTTGGACGAGCACTACTGGGGCGGAGACTTTAAAATGGTCCAAAATACCCTTATCGTCGACCATTTAAATAAATGTATCATTACGCAGGATACCTTGATTTTAGATGCCTTCGGTCATCTATACGCTTCATTTTAATCCTTAAAAAAACCTGGGTGTTGGCCCAGGTCCTTGGTAAATACAAGTTGTTTTAGGAATTGCCCTTTCTGTAATCGGCAAGGAATTTTTCCAAACCAATATCCGTAAGTGGATGTTTCAACAATCCTTCAATGGCACTTAACGGCCCGGTCATGACATCTGCCCCAAGTTTGGCACAATCGATCACATGCATGGTGTGGCGTACCGAAGCTGCCAAAATCTGGGTTTCAAACCCATAGTTATCATATATCAGTCTTATTTCCGCAATTAGGTTCAATCCGTCCGTGGAAACATCATCCAATCGTCCAATAAAGGGGGACACATAGGTAGCTCCCGCCTTTGCCGCCAACAAGGCTTGTCCGGGTGAAAATACCAGCGTACAATTGGTCTTTATCCCTTTGTCCGAAAAATATTTTAGGGCCTTGACCCCGTCTTTGATCATGGGAACCTTCACCACGATTTGTTCATGCAACTCCGCCAATGCTTCACCTTCCTTGATGATTCCTTCAAAATCGGTAGCCACAACTTCTGCAGAGACATCCCCGTCCACAATTTCACAAATGTCAACATAGTGCTTTAAAATCGTATCGTGACCGGTTATTCCTTCCTTGGCCATTAATGAAGGATTAGTGGTAACACCATCCAGAACACCCAATTGTTGGGCTTCCCGAATGTGGTCCAAATTGGCAGTATCAATAAAAAACTTCATAAATACATCTTAGATTAACAATAGTTCTACAACTTATAATGGTTTAAAAGTAACTTTTCAAATACTTTATCGGGTAAAATTTTCTTTAAAAAAACCGAAAATCGTTGCATAAAGGTCCCTACCAGGTAATGGCCCTTCGGATTTTTGGCATTGATAATGGTGTACACCTTTTTGGCCACCAAAATGGGATCACCGGCCGCCTGTACATCGTCGTTTATGGTTTCCAACGTTCTGGCATAATGCGTATAGGGAGAATCCTCTAATACGGGCGAATGGTATCGTCCTGCCGCGATGTTCGTGGCAAAATCCCCTGGTGCCAGGTTTGTGATTTGAATCCCAAAGGTATGGGTTT
The sequence above is a segment of the Muricauda sp. SCSIO 64092 genome. Coding sequences within it:
- a CDS encoding fasciclin domain-containing protein; translated protein: MKVPQILCYLLCCLCCHSLSSQAQSLSSLPSAVYLDAGKTSIQTSLNSDSHNLLFAVVKAVDMEEVLDMSGPFTVFAPTDNAFSKFTQEELADLFKEENRKKLKALLTYHMVAGNLTASKILRAMCRGEGSASFTTVQGNKIIATMNGTDIVLTDGLGNQARITNADGDHSNGVVHQIDSVILPTGL
- a CDS encoding ABC-F family ATP-binding cassette domain-containing protein, translating into MLSVSNLSVQFGKRVLFDEVNVSFTQGNCYGIIGANGAGKSTFLKIISGKMDATSGHVHLESGKRMSVLEQNHNAYDGFPILESVVMGNKPLFEIKKQIDALYADYTDENANKIGELQVQFEEMDGWNAESAAAALLSNLGIKEDLHYTMMSDLDSKLKVRVLLAQALFGNPDVLIMDEPTNDLDYETISWLENFLANYDNTVIVVSHDRHFLDAVCTHIADIDFGKINLFSGNYTFWYESSQLAARQRAQQNKKAEEKAKELQEFIQRFSANVAKSKQATSRKKMLEKLKVEDIKPSSRRYPALIFEREREAGDQILNVEGLRAVSEDGDLLFDQVDINLAKGDKVAIISKDSRATTAFYEIITGNQKANSGKYQWGITTTQSYLPANNDNYFTQDINLVDWLRQWTKTEEEREEVYVRGFLGKMLFSGEEALKKSTVLSGGEKVRCMLSRMMLLRANVLLLDEPTNHLDLESITAFNNSLKNFKGTVLLTTHDHEFVHTVANRIIELPPKGTIDRHLSFDDYMTDKSIKAQREKMYAVPA
- a CDS encoding TlpA family protein disulfide reductase; amino-acid sequence: MKRLLLILTLIVQFSCSENTTSSDRVFFAGEIVNPTSDYVVLYKNETVVDSAKLDDNNRFSFTLSTIDEGLHHFDHAPQYQYVFLEKGDSLLIRLNASPAYFDESLVFSGDNEEVNNFMIEMFLTYEDEEHLVYSFFPLPPEKFSQKIDSLRNQKLEELELLLNNEEISGNAYAIAKASVDYNSYIYKEKYPFYHKKKTGEDTIHELDSNFYDYRSSLNLNDKDLSYFRPYYDFVKHHFGNLSYMACSQDCGMEDFTSAKSQLHLNKHKMGMIDSLVKEENLRDNLLRNVAMDYLLKVHMANDECDKFIQDFERLSSNTAHIQEIKHLYKGIQGLQPNSELPHLTLEDTEGNVTTLKEISKHHKHTVFYFWTADQKRHFRNVIKHVAKLKKLYPKHKFVGINLRTGKANWLATLEDGNFDLDEHYWGGDFKMVQNTLIVDHLNKCIITQDTLILDAFGHLYASF
- the fsa gene encoding fructose-6-phosphate aldolase, which encodes MKFFIDTANLDHIREAQQLGVLDGVTTNPSLMAKEGITGHDTILKHYVDICEIVDGDVSAEVVATDFEGIIKEGEALAELHEQIVVKVPMIKDGVKALKYFSDKGIKTNCTLVFSPGQALLAAKAGATYVSPFIGRLDDVSTDGLNLIAEIRLIYDNYGFETQILAASVRHTMHVIDCAKLGADVMTGPLSAIEGLLKHPLTDIGLEKFLADYRKGNS